Proteins co-encoded in one Camelus bactrianus isolate YW-2024 breed Bactrian camel chromosome 6, ASM4877302v1, whole genome shotgun sequence genomic window:
- the GPHB5 gene encoding glycoprotein hormone beta-5 — translation MRLAHLFLGPVALLLLAGCGCVLSTSSENLRTFVGCAVREFTFLAKKPGCRGLRITTDACWGRCETWEKPILEPPYIEAHHSVCTYNETKHVTVKLPNCAPGVDPFYTYPVAVRCDCGACSTATTECETI, via the exons ATGAGGCTGGCACACCTATTCCTTGGCCCCGtggccctcctcctcctggctggctgcggctgtgtcctcagcacctCCAGCGAGAATCTGCGTACTTTTGTGGGCTGTGCAGTGAGGGAGTTCACTTTCCTGGCCAAGAAGCCGGGCTGCCGGGGTCTTCGGATCACCACGGATGCCTGCTGGGGCCGCTGTGAAACCTGGGAG AAGCCCATTCTGGAGCCCCCGTACATCGAAGCCCATCACAGCGTCTGCACCTACAATGAGACCAAACATGTGACCGTCAAGCTGCCCAACTGTGCCCCCGGGGTCGACCCCTTCTACACCTACCCCGTGGCTGTCCGCTGTGACTGCGGGGCCTGCTCCACGGCCACCACGGAGTGTGAGACCATCTGA